A window of Longibacter salinarum contains these coding sequences:
- a CDS encoding BON domain-containing protein, giving the protein MAIKKRDKELRQHVIDALDWEPSIDSNNIGVTVSSGVVTLTGHVITLAEKRQAEKTALSVAGVKGLANEIEVTLVSAHKRTDTDIAKAALSRINDHVQLSDQDVQISVNDGRVTLDGSVDWHYQRRRAEETVRYIRGVREIQNNLTVKPATTPANLRGRIRTALERRVDKEAAGIDIEIAGSAVTLTGTVRSWADREDIERAVWASPGITDVTNKLVVGRGVAA; this is encoded by the coding sequence ATGGCGATCAAGAAGCGCGACAAAGAACTACGACAGCACGTGATCGATGCGCTCGACTGGGAACCCAGCATCGACTCGAACAACATTGGGGTGACCGTATCGAGCGGCGTCGTCACGCTTACGGGGCACGTCATTACGCTTGCGGAGAAACGCCAGGCGGAGAAAACGGCTCTGAGCGTCGCCGGGGTGAAGGGTCTCGCCAATGAAATCGAGGTCACGCTCGTCTCCGCCCATAAGCGAACCGACACAGACATTGCAAAAGCCGCGCTCAGCCGCATCAACGACCACGTTCAGTTGTCCGACCAGGACGTCCAGATCAGTGTCAACGACGGTCGCGTGACTCTGGATGGGTCGGTCGACTGGCACTATCAACGGCGCCGCGCGGAGGAAACGGTTCGATACATTCGCGGCGTACGCGAGATTCAGAACAACCTGACAGTGAAACCCGCAACCACGCCCGCAAACCTTCGGGGTCGCATTCGAACCGCCCTCGAACGCAGGGTCGACAAGGAAGCGGCGGGCATCGATATCGAGATCGCCGGTTCGGCCGTAACGCTCACCGGAACGGTACGCTCATGGGCGGACCGTGAAGACATCGAGCGGGCCGTCTGGGCTTCGCCCGGAATCACGGACGTAACGAACAAACTCGTCGTCGGCCGCGGCGTGGCTGCCTGA
- a CDS encoding ribose-phosphate diphosphokinase, translated as MIASAQSFPLHVFAMNTSRRLGEEVARSLGSSLSPHEEREFEAGEHKSRPLRSVRGADVYVISSLDGEKGASANDKLLRMLFFIGALNDARAARVTAIVPYLCYSRKDRRTKVRDPVTTRYVARLFEAVGTDVVLTVDVHNVSAFENAFSCPTEHITAIPTLIERIRQRGISLPVTVVSPDVGGAKRAEACRKHLAAHLGDDVPLAFVEKERSEGIVRGGSVVGRVQGRTVVIVDDLISSGTTLVQAARACRAQGANSVIAAVTHGLFAPEAGVTLAHPSLDAVYVTNSVSASRLPTGHCRTKVVRVDISRLLAEVIHRMHNDDSLSHMTDVYVPERKVVSAE; from the coding sequence ATGATTGCATCCGCTCAGTCTTTTCCACTTCACGTGTTCGCGATGAACACGAGTCGCCGCCTCGGTGAAGAGGTGGCGAGGAGCCTCGGGTCGTCGCTCAGTCCACACGAAGAACGAGAGTTCGAAGCGGGCGAGCACAAGTCGCGGCCATTACGGAGCGTGCGGGGGGCGGACGTGTACGTGATCAGCAGCTTAGACGGAGAAAAGGGGGCGAGTGCAAACGACAAACTGCTCCGAATGCTTTTCTTTATCGGCGCGCTCAACGATGCCCGAGCGGCCCGCGTCACCGCGATCGTCCCGTATCTCTGCTATTCTCGAAAGGATCGCCGCACGAAGGTGCGAGACCCCGTCACGACCCGTTATGTTGCGCGTCTATTCGAAGCGGTGGGTACCGACGTGGTGCTGACGGTTGACGTGCATAACGTGTCGGCGTTTGAGAACGCGTTCTCTTGTCCGACGGAGCATATCACAGCGATTCCGACTCTCATCGAACGCATTCGGCAGCGCGGAATTTCGCTGCCGGTCACGGTCGTCTCTCCGGACGTGGGCGGGGCGAAGCGGGCCGAAGCGTGTCGGAAGCATCTCGCCGCACACCTCGGTGACGACGTGCCCCTCGCGTTTGTCGAAAAGGAACGAAGTGAAGGCATCGTTCGGGGCGGTTCGGTGGTCGGGCGCGTCCAGGGGCGAACGGTTGTGATTGTTGACGACCTGATCAGTTCGGGGACCACACTGGTTCAGGCGGCGCGAGCCTGTCGAGCACAGGGAGCAAACAGTGTGATCGCGGCTGTTACGCACGGGTTGTTCGCTCCCGAAGCCGGGGTAACCCTCGCGCATCCGAGCCTGGACGCGGTATACGTGACCAATTCGGTGTCGGCATCCCGGCTACCCACGGGCCACTGCCGGACGAAGGTCGTTCGTGTCGACATTTCGCGACTGCTCGCGGAGGTCATCCACCGGATGCACAACGACGACTCGCTGAGTCACATGACGGATGTGTACGTGCCGGAGCGCAAAGTGGTATCTGCCGAGTGA